In bacterium, the following are encoded in one genomic region:
- a CDS encoding DUF1015 family protein — protein MPILRPFPAWYARPDAASRVACPPYDVVSDEEARRLAAPDSFMRVIRAEVDFEFGADPYDERIYHRARRNLLELIDRGLLVRERAPAMYVYRISAGGHAQTGVIGEASLSEYAAGAIKKHELTRPDKENDRMRHIDATGANTGLVYLTFRAEETIRAIGRKVAGGKPLVTVTAPDQVTHEIWRVPDADTVGKLAAAFAAQPAFYVADGHHRIAASHRLFEERGGSKVAASKPGATPAYEGVMVAAFPHDELRILPYHRLVLDARRGADDVMRAVRERFSVEETDTPQPDRPGAFGMYLYGRWWRLSAPEGAARRSDTDPTAHLDVRVLQERLLSPVFGIDDPRTDKRIEFVGGSRGIDALAARCAKQPGAVALAVPPTSMDDLLAVADAGAIMPPKSTWFDPKLLSGLVVRPI, from the coding sequence ATGCCCATTCTTCGTCCCTTTCCGGCCTGGTACGCACGTCCTGACGCCGCCTCGCGCGTCGCGTGCCCGCCGTATGACGTCGTCTCCGACGAGGAGGCCCGCCGCCTCGCCGCGCCCGACAGCTTCATGCGCGTCATTCGCGCGGAGGTCGATTTCGAGTTTGGCGCCGATCCGTACGACGAACGCATCTACCACCGGGCGCGACGCAACCTGCTCGAGCTGATCGATCGCGGCCTGCTCGTGCGCGAACGCGCGCCCGCCATGTACGTCTATCGCATCAGCGCCGGCGGCCACGCGCAGACGGGCGTTATCGGCGAGGCGAGCCTGTCCGAATACGCGGCCGGCGCGATCAAAAAACACGAGCTGACGCGGCCGGACAAGGAAAACGACCGCATGCGGCATATCGACGCGACGGGCGCCAATACCGGCCTGGTGTACCTGACCTTCCGCGCCGAGGAGACGATCCGCGCCATCGGACGAAAGGTCGCGGGCGGCAAACCGCTTGTGACCGTCACGGCCCCGGATCAGGTGACGCACGAGATCTGGCGGGTACCGGACGCGGACACGGTCGGAAAGCTCGCCGCCGCGTTCGCGGCGCAGCCCGCGTTTTACGTCGCCGACGGGCATCACCGCATCGCCGCGTCGCATCGCCTGTTTGAGGAGCGGGGCGGATCGAAGGTGGCTGCGTCGAAGCCCGGCGCGACGCCCGCGTACGAAGGCGTGATGGTCGCGGCGTTCCCCCACGACGAGTTGCGCATCCTGCCGTATCACCGCCTGGTGCTCGACGCCCGGCGCGGCGCGGATGACGTGATGCGCGCGGTGCGCGAACGTTTTTCCGTCGAGGAAACGGACACGCCGCAACCGGATCGCCCCGGCGCGTTCGGCATGTATCTTTACGGCCGCTGGTGGCGGCTTTCGGCGCCGGAAGGCGCCGCGCGGCGCTCCGATACGGATCCGACCGCGCATCTGGACGTGCGCGTCTTGCAGGAGCGCCTTCTTTCGCCCGTGTTCGGCATCGACGATCCGCGCACCGACAAGCGCATCGAGTTCGTCGGCGGATCGCGCGGGATCGACGCGCTCGCGGCGCGTTGCGCGAAACAACCCGGCGCGGTCGCGCTCGCCGTGCCGCCCACGTCGATGGACGATCTGCTGGCCGTCGCCGACGCGGGCGCGATCATGCCGCCCAAGTCGACGTGGTTCGATCCGAAATTGCTGTCGGGCCTCGTGGTGCGGCCGATCTGA
- a CDS encoding DUF721 domain-containing protein codes for MYAPLDMKAVVGAAFRGKRMGRVTRLAYILARWPDVVGRPNALACVPVSLRDRVLAVRTDDASVADRLKYLEDEIVERAGEVVGRDNVIRVRFVVGEMPALRAKGKMRVPNPESAPHLDAALDDPAVARRPELRDALADLAAALTGKTGS; via the coding sequence ATGTACGCTCCCCTCGACATGAAAGCCGTCGTCGGCGCCGCGTTTCGCGGCAAGCGCATGGGCCGCGTCACGCGCCTCGCTTACATCCTGGCGCGCTGGCCGGATGTCGTCGGCCGGCCAAACGCGCTCGCGTGCGTTCCGGTATCGTTGCGCGATCGCGTGCTCGCCGTGCGCACCGACGACGCGTCCGTGGCCGACCGGCTGAAATACCTGGAGGACGAAATCGTCGAGCGCGCCGGAGAGGTCGTCGGGCGCGACAATGTCATCCGCGTGCGTTTCGTGGTCGGCGAAATGCCGGCCTTGCGCGCGAAAGGCAAGATGCGCGTGCCGAATCCGGAAAGCGCCCCGCACCTTGACGCGGCGCTCGACGATCCCGCGGTCGCCCGCCGTCCCGAGTTGCGCGACGCGCTCGCCGATCTTGCTGCCGCGCTGACGGGGAAAACCGGATCGTGA